One genomic segment of Candidatus Dormiibacterota bacterium includes these proteins:
- a CDS encoding glycosyltransferase, with the protein MRSRVYGRSVAVENGSAGRVSVVVPAFNESCHIAANMRETIGVLNDFGIDFELIIVDDGSSDDTYSEAKRVLREDPERVRVMRCDANSGKGNALRVGSAAAAGELVVFLDADMDLHPRQLPVLFQTMRLLDADAVIGSKWHPGSRVTYPRVRRLYSKLYFALTRILFGLPVRDTQTGLKLFKTALLDDIFPRVCVKRFAFDVELLAVALRRGYRIADAPVVLEFRRGLGRLNLRTVWNVLLDTLAIFYRMRVLHYYDREDLGSALCQRVAPVQRVKVRI; encoded by the coding sequence GTGAGGTCACGGGTGTACGGTCGTTCGGTCGCGGTGGAGAACGGCTCGGCAGGCAGGGTCTCCGTCGTGGTGCCTGCCTTCAACGAGTCGTGTCACATCGCGGCAAACATGCGGGAAACCATCGGCGTCCTGAACGATTTTGGCATCGACTTCGAGTTGATCATCGTCGACGACGGCAGCAGCGACGACACGTACAGTGAAGCCAAACGCGTGCTTCGCGAGGACCCGGAACGCGTTCGCGTTATGCGGTGCGATGCAAATAGCGGCAAAGGCAATGCGTTGCGGGTCGGCAGCGCTGCGGCGGCGGGCGAGCTCGTCGTGTTCCTCGACGCCGACATGGACCTCCACCCGCGACAGCTTCCGGTACTCTTCCAAACGATGCGATTGCTGGACGCGGACGCCGTGATCGGGTCGAAATGGCATCCCGGCTCGCGCGTGACGTATCCGCGAGTTCGGCGCCTCTACAGCAAGCTCTATTTCGCACTGACGCGGATACTGTTCGGGCTGCCGGTGCGCGACACGCAGACGGGCCTCAAGCTCTTCAAAACGGCCCTGCTCGACGACATCTTTCCGCGCGTGTGCGTGAAGCGCTTCGCCTTTGATGTCGAGCTTCTCGCGGTCGCGCTCCGGCGCGGCTACCGCATCGCCGACGCGCCGGTCGTGCTGGAGTTCCGGCGGGGGCTCGGCCGTTTGAACCTGCGGACCGTGTGGAACGTACTGCTCGACACCTTGGCCATATTCTACCGTATGCGGGTACTGCACTATTACGATCGCGAGGACCTCGGCAGCGCCCTCTGCCAGCGCGTCGCGCCGGTTCAGCGCGTGAAGGTGCGGATTTAA
- a CDS encoding glycosyltransferase family A protein, whose amino-acid sequence MSAAPLVSVVIPTRNSARTLDACLRSVSAQTYPAVELVVVDNASSDDTVMIARRHADLVLQAGRERCAQRNAGIAAARGEFVLVGDADMTLSPDVVASCIARCGSGDAVAIDRIACGSGFWSRCKAFESTLYHGDRVVSAARFFRRAALLDAGGYDETLLGGDDWDASMRVLRGRQLVFADALMQNDEGRVSLRERFVKQLYYGQSWPRFVRKHGAGAMRRLNPARGALVRGAGKMLRHPVLGVGLVILKAVELSGTVLGVALGRWIPHDRLYGR is encoded by the coding sequence GTGAGCGCTGCTCCGCTGGTGAGCGTCGTCATCCCGACGCGCAACTCTGCGCGAACGCTCGACGCGTGCTTGCGCAGTGTGAGCGCGCAGACCTACCCCGCGGTCGAACTCGTCGTGGTCGACAACGCATCCTCCGACGACACGGTCATGATCGCGCGACGGCACGCCGATCTCGTGCTTCAGGCCGGGCGCGAGCGCTGCGCCCAGCGTAACGCCGGCATCGCGGCGGCGCGCGGCGAGTTCGTCCTCGTCGGCGACGCCGACATGACGCTCTCGCCCGACGTCGTCGCCTCGTGCATCGCGCGGTGCGGTTCGGGCGATGCGGTAGCCATCGACCGGATTGCCTGCGGGTCGGGATTTTGGTCGCGCTGCAAAGCCTTCGAGAGCACGCTGTACCATGGCGACCGCGTGGTCAGCGCCGCACGGTTCTTCCGGCGTGCCGCGCTTCTGGACGCGGGCGGGTACGACGAAACGCTGCTCGGCGGGGACGACTGGGACGCTTCGATGCGCGTCCTGCGCGGGCGGCAGCTCGTATTCGCAGATGCCCTCATGCAGAACGATGAAGGGCGAGTTAGTCTGCGCGAGCGTTTCGTCAAACAGCTCTACTACGGTCAGAGCTGGCCTCGCTTCGTGCGCAAGCACGGAGCCGGCGCGATGCGGCGGCTCAACCCCGCGCGCGGCGCTCTCGTGCGAGGCGCCGGCAAGATGCTGCGCCATCCGGTGCTCGGCGTCGGGCTCGTGATATTGAAGGCCGTCGAGTTGTCGGGGACCGTTCTCGGCGTCGCGCTCGGGCGCTGGATACCGCACGATCGACTCTACGGCAGATGA
- a CDS encoding PQQ-binding-like beta-propeller repeat protein, producing the protein MKAASTLALCLTACASIVPQHAWTMYQYRADNNAVFAAPAWDVAWSRRLGGRVNGALSIVGDTLYVESFDRHLYALDARTGRVRWQSMRLANIAMNAPLVSNGLVIVGTGNNRWLYDTPQGALMGVPGGDVVYAFDARSGALVWRRAVRGQAMPTGVIASVGGRPALLFAAGDGVVRALSLHDGSLLWRTAYPGFDSMSSLVATGGLVVGASAVSPQAGLRIYRKAQWNLLDEESWTWAVRATDGRIAWTSPHGWGDSSPVAADGRIFVESMFVPIRTQSQLRHGMTISDGTPLQSRVYALDAANGAKVWEYDDPAVGPYIPGGTLELAIAGTYAGGVFYDSLSFSEQLAAFDAKTGRVLWTVRTRAPVRMSPVVYDGNVYFGDVAGYFYVVRAFDGDVESRLRFPVGFSASPPVVVGRTLFVADGDTIYARRLRDLEAETAFPGASVRADGSLAGVDGASSSQEYALLPGATVTIRARIAKGAIAGSTALVFGSVYTNGYGVTYDGNGDVYLERWVGGARSVLGSIVHHRNGTGFHTFVLTLVVRGVGSNLLSAAFDGDAVDAQPLRDTSLNLVAGPFPASVFTAGQDGSMQDYSVTLVSARPSPRS; encoded by the coding sequence ATGAAAGCGGCCTCGACCCTCGCGCTCTGTCTTACGGCATGCGCGTCGATCGTTCCGCAGCACGCGTGGACGATGTATCAGTATCGCGCCGACAACAACGCGGTCTTTGCCGCGCCGGCGTGGGACGTCGCGTGGAGCCGCCGTCTCGGGGGGCGCGTCAACGGGGCGCTCTCGATCGTCGGCGACACGTTGTACGTCGAGTCCTTCGACCGGCATCTCTACGCGCTCGACGCACGCACGGGCCGGGTACGATGGCAAAGCATGCGGCTTGCGAACATCGCGATGAACGCACCGCTCGTCTCGAATGGCCTCGTTATCGTCGGCACCGGAAACAATCGCTGGCTTTACGACACGCCGCAAGGCGCGCTCATGGGCGTTCCGGGCGGCGACGTGGTCTACGCGTTCGACGCGAGGAGCGGCGCGCTCGTTTGGCGCCGCGCCGTGCGCGGCCAAGCGATGCCGACCGGCGTGATCGCTTCCGTCGGCGGCCGCCCGGCGTTGCTCTTTGCCGCCGGCGACGGCGTCGTGCGCGCGCTGAGTCTTCACGACGGGTCGCTTCTATGGCGAACCGCCTACCCCGGCTTCGATTCTATGAGCTCGCTTGTGGCCACTGGCGGCCTCGTCGTGGGCGCCTCCGCGGTCTCTCCGCAGGCGGGCCTACGCATCTACCGCAAGGCGCAATGGAATCTTCTCGACGAAGAATCGTGGACGTGGGCCGTCCGCGCCACCGACGGTAGAATCGCGTGGACCAGCCCGCACGGATGGGGCGACTCTTCGCCCGTTGCGGCCGATGGAAGGATCTTCGTCGAGAGTATGTTCGTCCCGATTCGCACGCAAAGCCAGCTCCGGCACGGGATGACGATCTCCGACGGCACGCCGCTGCAAAGCCGCGTCTACGCACTCGACGCCGCAAACGGCGCGAAGGTGTGGGAGTACGACGACCCCGCCGTCGGACCGTACATTCCCGGCGGCACGCTCGAGCTTGCAATCGCTGGCACGTATGCGGGCGGCGTCTTCTACGATTCGCTGAGCTTCAGCGAGCAACTCGCCGCGTTCGACGCGAAGACCGGACGCGTGCTCTGGACGGTGCGCACGCGCGCGCCGGTGCGCATGAGCCCCGTCGTCTACGACGGCAACGTCTATTTCGGCGACGTGGCGGGCTACTTCTACGTCGTACGCGCCTTCGACGGAGACGTCGAATCCCGCCTGCGCTTTCCCGTGGGTTTCTCCGCGAGCCCTCCGGTCGTCGTGGGCCGCACGCTCTTCGTTGCAGACGGCGACACGATCTACGCGCGCCGCTTGCGCGATCTCGAAGCGGAGACGGCGTTTCCCGGCGCATCTGTCCGGGCCGACGGCTCGCTTGCGGGCGTAGACGGTGCGAGTAGCTCGCAGGAGTACGCGCTGTTGCCGGGCGCAACGGTGACGATACGAGCTCGCATCGCCAAAGGAGCGATCGCGGGCAGCACCGCGCTCGTGTTCGGGAGCGTCTACACGAACGGCTATGGCGTTACTTACGACGGCAACGGCGACGTCTATCTCGAGCGGTGGGTAGGCGGCGCGCGCAGCGTCCTCGGCAGTATCGTGCATCATCGGAACGGCACAGGGTTTCACACGTTCGTCTTGACGCTTGTGGTTCGCGGTGTGGGCTCGAATCTGCTGAGCGCAGCCTTCGACGGCGACGCCGTCGACGCGCAGCCGCTGCGGGACACGTCGCTGAACCTCGTCGCCGGCCCGTTTCCGGCAAGCGTCTTCACCGCCGGTCAGGATGGCTCGATGCAAGATTACTCCGTCACGCTGGTGTCGGCGAGGCCTTCCCCGCGATCTTGA